The genomic region GATCACCGGCCAGCAGCAGGTTGAGTTCCTGCGTGGCACCGCGTTCCACACCGCGGGCGTGTTCGGAGACGTCGAGCGCTCGAACCGCGTACAGCTCGCCAAGCTCGTGCGCCTCGACGCACTGGTCGGGGCTCACGCGCGTTCATCGAGTGACCGGTGCGGGCGGCACCGGTTCCAGTGTCTGCCAGAGGTGGCGTGCGCGGTCGAGGTGGCGGTCGGCGTGATCCGCCGCACCGTGCCGGAGTTCCAGTTCTCCCAGCACCTGGAGGCACTCGGCCTCGTTGCGGCGGTCGCCGTTGCGGCGGAACACACCGGCGGCGGTTTCAAGTGCGGGGCCTGCTCGGGTGAGGTCGTCGAGTTCGGCGTACACGCTGCCGATGCGTTGTTCGGCGTAGGCGGCGCAGCGCTCGTCGCCGATCTCGTTGAAGATGGTCAGCGACTGGACGAGGCAGCGCAGCGCTTCCGTGTTGTCGCCGCAGTGCTGGCGGTACTGGCTCATCGTCCGCAGGATCACGGCTTCCCGGTGCCGGTCGCCGAGTTCCCGCGCGATGCGCAGCCCGTCGGCGATCACGGCGCCGGCGTGGCAACCGTGGCCCTGTTGGAACCGCATGAACCCGATCGAGCTGCGCAGCTGGGCCCGCATGGGCGGCAGTCCGACCTGGTCGGCCAGGGTCAGCGCGTCGCCGGCGCACCGCAGGGCGAGGTCGTTCCGCTCGAGCACCCGCCACACGGTGGACAGACCTGCCAGGGCGAGGGCCTCTCCGCGCCGGTCGCCGAGATCCCGGTACAGCCGCAGGGACTCCTCCAGCGCCGTTCTCGCCTCGTCCAGCTCGTCGAGGTAGATGTGCACCTGCCCGACACCTTGCAGCAGCGCGGCCTGGCCGTGCGCGTTGCCCGCGGCACGGGTGCTTTCCAGGGCGATCCGGTGGCTGCGCCGCCAGTCCTGGTAGAGGCTGCGGTGGTCGTAGTACGGCACGAACGCCAGCGCGAGCTCCCACACGAGCTCGTCCAGTCCCCACTCGGCGCCGAGCTCCACGACGCGCAGCAACGTCGCCCGCTCGACGTCGAACCACGAGACCGGGTCGGCCACCGCGTAGCCCGGCTGCCAGCGGTCCGATCGTCCAGGGGTGTGCTGGAACAAGGCGGGGTGGAACAGGTCGCGTGCCTGTTCGGCCAGTGCGAGCCACGCACCCAGCAACCGCTGCACGGCGGCGCGGCGTTCGGTCTCGGAGTAGTGGTCGGCGGCCGCGCGGGCGGCATAGGTGCGCAGCAGGTCGTGCAGCCGGTATCGGGGCTGCCCTGCGGCGTCGGTGTCGACCAGCCGGAGCAGGTTGGCGTCCACGAGGGCGTCCAGCACGTCCTCGGCGTCGTGCTCGCCGATGAGCGGCCCGACCACCCAGCCCGGCAGGGTCTCGGCACCGAGCAGGCCCATCAGCCGGAACGCCCGCCCGGCTGCCTCGGGCAGTTGCCGCACGCTCAGCTGGAAGCTGGCCCGCACGTCGAGGTCGCCCACGCGCAGCTCAGCCAGCCGGCGGGACTCGTCCTCCAGCCGCTCGCGCAGGACCCCCAACGTCCACGCGCCGCGGCTGGCGAGCCGCGCCCCCGCGATCCGGATGGCCAGCGGGAGGTACCCGCACAGGCGGACGATCGCGTCCGACGCCTCGGGCTCGCGTTCGATCCGGTGGGCGCCGCCGACCCGTGCCAGCAGTGTGCGGGCGTCGGCGGGAGGCAGGACGTCGAGCTCGACGTGATGTGCGCCTTCCAGGTCGGGGAGCCACCGCCTGCTGGTCACGAGCACAGCGCACCCACCCGACGGCGGCAGCAGCAGCCGCACCTGCCCCGCCCCGGCGGCGTCGTCGAGCAGCAGCAGCACCCGGCGTCCGGCGAGCCGGGAGCGGTACAGGCCTGCACGTTCGTGCAGGCTGTCCGGCATCACCGCGTCAGTCACGCCCAGCGCGCGCAGCAGCTCCGCGAGCAGCGCCGCGGGATCTCTCGGCGCGGCCGACGTCCCCGCCAGGTCCAGGTAGAGCTGACCATCCGGGAAGAGCTCACCCACGCGGTGCGCGGCCCTGACGGCGAGCATCGACTTGCCGGTGCCGGGGGCGCCGACCACCACCGGCAGCTGTCCGCCGGTGAGCAGGTCGTGCACCGCGCTCAGCGCTGCCTCCTGACCGGTGAAGTCGGCGATGTCCGGCGGGAGTTGGCGCGGCTGGTGCGCC from Lentzea guizhouensis harbors:
- a CDS encoding AfsR/SARP family transcriptional regulator, which gives rise to MPAPTTTAANGNAVHNDRAALPMRLIASPLRNGSGSGVPRTVPGGAAPSRKSHGKSLVGVPLAAGRDSGMPDLRFGVLGPVIVWRGSEAVGLRPGKSSQVLGLLLLHANNRVDRDQIIECAWGPKPPRSALNLVQKCVGDLRRSLGADGGVLETVGSGYRLRVAPDQLDSAVFAQSLTQARTTRNDGDLATAWERLSQAVALWRGPAFSGIDTPAAETERIRLEEYRLAALEDLAELDLLRGEHGLAVAELSRLAIEHPYRERVRELLMIGLYRGERQADAIAVYEDIRRLLADELGANPGHRLQRVHAQVLRADPALDLVSAIREPEAHQPRQLPPDIADFTGQEAALSAVHDLLTGGQLPVVVGAPGTGKSMLAVRAAHRVGELFPDGQLYLDLAGTSAAPRDPAALLAELLRALGVTDAVMPDSLHERAGLYRSRLAGRRVLLLLDDAAGAGQVRLLLPPSGGCAVLVTSRRWLPDLEGAHHVELDVLPPADARTLLARVGGAHRIEREPEASDAIVRLCGYLPLAIRIAGARLASRGAWTLGVLRERLEDESRRLAELRVGDLDVRASFQLSVRQLPEAAGRAFRLMGLLGAETLPGWVVGPLIGEHDAEDVLDALVDANLLRLVDTDAAGQPRYRLHDLLRTYAARAAADHYSETERRAAVQRLLGAWLALAEQARDLFHPALFQHTPGRSDRWQPGYAVADPVSWFDVERATLLRVVELGAEWGLDELVWELALAFVPYYDHRSLYQDWRRSHRIALESTRAAGNAHGQAALLQGVGQVHIYLDELDEARTALEESLRLYRDLGDRRGEALALAGLSTVWRVLERNDLALRCAGDALTLADQVGLPPMRAQLRSSIGFMRFQQGHGCHAGAVIADGLRIARELGDRHREAVILRTMSQYRQHCGDNTEALRCLVQSLTIFNEIGDERCAAYAEQRIGSVYAELDDLTRAGPALETAAGVFRRNGDRRNEAECLQVLGELELRHGAADHADRHLDRARHLWQTLEPVPPAPVTR